The following coding sequences are from one Thermostaphylospora chromogena window:
- a CDS encoding NUDIX domain-containing protein, with product MDAKALIARVWRMLAGSLQWRILWLKHAKFMAGITGVVVDDDGNVLLLRHRLWPQDRQWGLPTGYANKGERFEETVVREVAEETGLTVEVGELVALTSGYRLRVEVAYKAKVTGDRQPKIDGFEILEAKWFPPHRLPQGLLEAHRRLIEQAIN from the coding sequence GTGGACGCGAAAGCGCTCATCGCGCGTGTCTGGCGGATGCTCGCAGGCTCCCTTCAATGGCGGATTCTCTGGCTTAAGCACGCGAAGTTCATGGCCGGTATCACCGGCGTCGTCGTCGATGACGACGGGAACGTGCTGCTGCTACGCCACCGGCTCTGGCCGCAAGATCGCCAGTGGGGTCTCCCCACCGGATACGCCAACAAGGGTGAAAGGTTCGAAGAGACCGTCGTCCGTGAGGTGGCCGAGGAGACCGGTCTGACGGTCGAGGTCGGCGAGCTCGTGGCGCTCACCAGCGGCTACCGGCTCCGGGTGGAGGTGGCTTACAAGGCCAAAGTCACCGGAGACCGCCAACCCAAGATCGACGGATTCGAAATCCTGGAGGCGAAGTGGTTTCCGCCGCACCGGCTCCCACAAGGGCTATTGGAGGCGCATCGACGCTTGATCGAGCAAGCGATCAACTGA
- a CDS encoding helix-turn-helix domain-containing protein, producing MDEITIGARLRMLRKWRGMTLTQLAGLADLSKSFLSMVERGERALDRRSHISALATALRVSETDLVGGPHLTRDPVQARPHEAIPAIRTALQTNSLGAAAVERARPLAELAAELRRVESVSAACDYITLGRLLPPLLDELHVHIAAPADELEQRTALQLLIEACHPASTRAKDLGYPDLAYLAAARADEAARMLGDPVAIGKAAFLRIQSMPRVGSWDRTYAAALQAAERLQPHVTTDEGIAVQGMLTLSAALSAAATLRTAEAEALLDEAAELARRVPDDPVNNWGSFSTTNVGGWRVTIAVEVGQGGRGVLELAERIDRSRYGARRSRHAILLADVGRGLARERATSGEAITWLRQAEAMAPQRIRNDARVRETVAVMLERAYAAAAGRELRGMAARMGLPH from the coding sequence ATGGACGAGATTACCATTGGCGCGCGGCTGCGGATGCTCCGTAAGTGGCGGGGAATGACCCTCACCCAGCTCGCTGGCCTGGCGGACCTCAGCAAGAGCTTTTTGTCGATGGTTGAACGGGGAGAACGCGCCCTAGACCGGCGATCCCACATCTCAGCTCTAGCCACAGCCCTACGAGTCTCCGAAACCGACCTTGTTGGCGGGCCGCACCTGACACGGGATCCCGTTCAGGCCAGACCACACGAGGCGATCCCAGCTATCCGCACTGCTCTGCAGACCAACTCCTTGGGTGCGGCAGCCGTCGAGCGTGCCCGGCCGTTGGCTGAACTAGCCGCTGAGCTGCGTCGGGTCGAATCCGTATCAGCGGCCTGCGACTACATCACGCTGGGCCGCCTGCTGCCGCCTCTCCTCGACGAGCTGCACGTCCACATCGCTGCTCCGGCAGATGAGCTGGAGCAGCGTACAGCCCTGCAACTACTCATCGAAGCGTGCCATCCGGCCTCGACCCGTGCCAAGGACCTTGGCTATCCGGATCTGGCGTACCTGGCCGCGGCGCGAGCGGATGAGGCGGCGCGGATGCTTGGTGATCCCGTGGCCATCGGTAAGGCCGCGTTCTTGCGGATTCAGTCCATGCCGCGGGTGGGGAGCTGGGATAGGACATATGCTGCGGCGCTTCAGGCTGCCGAGCGACTGCAGCCGCACGTCACGACGGACGAGGGCATTGCAGTGCAGGGCATGCTCACGCTGAGCGCGGCGCTCAGTGCGGCTGCCACGCTGCGGACCGCTGAGGCTGAGGCGTTGCTGGATGAGGCGGCGGAGCTGGCTAGGCGAGTGCCGGACGATCCGGTGAATAACTGGGGGTCGTTTTCTACGACGAATGTCGGCGGATGGCGGGTGACGATCGCGGTCGAGGTTGGTCAGGGTGGCCGTGGTGTGTTGGAGCTTGCGGAGCGGATTGACCGCAGCCGGTATGGTGCACGCCGGTCACGTCATGCGATCTTGTTGGCGGACGTGGGTCGTGGATTGGCCCGAGAGCGCGCCACCAGTGGTGAGGCGATCACCTGGCTACGCCAGGCTGAGGCTATGGCACCGCAGCGCATCCGTAATGACGCACGGGTTCGGGAGACAGTAGCGGTGATGTTGGAGCGGGCGTATGCCGCTGCTGCGGGCCGGGAGCTGCGGGGGATGGCCGCGCGGATGGGGCTGCCTCACTGA
- a CDS encoding AAA family ATPase yields MNRPTEAERYAGDAAVYAITGVSKVSKPTRALTRQNDTSDTMDTVREGKVLDDEELLAGVRDGAWLDAQIFPALRYAVPGLIPEGFTILVGPPKAGKSWLMLGVLLAVAAGGYAIGHIPTGPRRRVLYLALEDGDRRMQERCRALLGDAPIPPLFHYLTKIPPGRVLDVIRAFLRRHPDTALVVIDTLGKVMPPAVPGESAYQRDYRVGGALKDIADQNDGLAVVVLHHDRKATSEDFVDSVSGTHGLAGAADTIIVLARKRQQREGLLMVTGRDVTEAEYALTVEDGAWTLDGQSLEDAAERARQREETGGMSDTSIQILEFVRQHPDGVRSKEVAERFGDNAPRYLQRLEEKGWLIKLKRGVYAAPEKIPFPED; encoded by the coding sequence GTGAACCGCCCAACCGAGGCTGAGCGGTACGCGGGCGACGCCGCCGTGTACGCCATCACCGGTGTGTCCAAAGTGTCCAAACCGACACGCGCCCTGACCAGGCAAAACGACACTTCGGACACTATGGACACTGTCCGGGAAGGGAAGGTCCTCGATGACGAGGAGCTGCTAGCAGGCGTACGCGACGGCGCGTGGCTCGACGCCCAAATCTTCCCTGCGCTCCGGTACGCCGTCCCCGGACTGATCCCCGAGGGATTCACGATCCTGGTCGGCCCGCCCAAAGCCGGGAAGTCCTGGCTCATGCTCGGCGTGCTGCTGGCCGTCGCCGCCGGCGGCTACGCCATCGGGCACATCCCTACGGGGCCTCGTCGGCGCGTGCTGTACCTCGCCCTGGAGGACGGCGACAGGCGCATGCAGGAGCGCTGCCGCGCACTCCTCGGCGACGCCCCGATCCCGCCACTGTTCCACTACCTGACGAAGATCCCACCCGGTCGGGTCCTCGACGTGATCCGCGCGTTCCTCCGCCGCCACCCAGACACCGCACTCGTGGTCATAGACACACTCGGCAAAGTCATGCCGCCGGCGGTGCCGGGAGAGTCGGCCTACCAGCGTGACTACAGGGTGGGCGGTGCCCTGAAAGACATCGCTGATCAAAACGACGGCCTCGCCGTCGTGGTGCTGCACCATGACCGCAAAGCCACCTCCGAGGACTTCGTCGATTCGGTGTCCGGCACTCACGGCCTGGCTGGCGCGGCCGACACCATCATCGTGCTGGCACGTAAACGCCAGCAGCGCGAAGGACTGCTGATGGTGACCGGTCGCGACGTGACCGAAGCCGAGTACGCCCTGACCGTCGAGGACGGCGCATGGACCCTCGACGGTCAGAGCCTCGAAGACGCCGCCGAGAGGGCGCGGCAGCGCGAGGAAACGGGCGGGATGTCTGATACATCCATCCAGATCCTCGAATTCGTGCGGCAGCACCCCGACGGAGTGAGGTCGAAGGAGGTCGCCGAGCGGTTCGGTGACAACGCGCCACGTTATTTGCAGCGGCTTGAGGAGAAGGGGTGGCTGATCAAGCTCAAGCGCGGCGTGTACGCCGCGCCGGAGAAGATCCCCTTCCCCGAAGACTGA
- a CDS encoding PucR family transcriptional regulator, which yields MLPTVADVLALDAVRRGNPKVVAGADRLDLRVRWVHVGEVTDIARLLRGGELVLTTGVALPDDPRTLADYVRALAAVGASGLIVELGRKFIGELPSIAVKAAEEQGLPLITLTRETPFVQITESVHARIIDIQLEELRASEHLHEVFTELSVEGASTGEVISQVARLSGKPVLLENLAHQVLACDAAGRDIGALLAGWESRSRAVAPQTRTAYDSASGWLVTMVGARGQDWGRLIILQDRPPAPRDIVLAERAATTLALGRLLERHQESLERQAHGTIIHGILAHAYADPGEAEARAHAVGVSLTGRNLISLILRLTEVPDALALDEQDRLSELAEATAAACREARMPALIGTLDRNRVAVLLPLPPRTTAEDALTTLADRLRATFASEFILAAGSTVDSVKDVRRSFLEAEQVSDAAIRRPDGRPYYRLPDLRLRGLLHLLRNDARLQTFAERELAPLLAYDAQHGGDLTGILRVYLDSGRNKVLAAQRAHLSRPAFYDRLRRLERILGTDLDDVESCLSLHVALLALDSFRGENR from the coding sequence ATGCTGCCGACCGTCGCCGACGTGCTCGCGCTCGACGCCGTGCGCCGCGGCAACCCCAAGGTGGTCGCCGGAGCCGACCGGCTCGACCTGCGGGTCCGCTGGGTGCACGTGGGCGAGGTGACCGACATCGCGCGCCTGCTACGCGGCGGCGAGCTGGTCCTCACCACCGGGGTGGCGCTGCCCGACGATCCGCGGACGCTCGCCGACTACGTCCGCGCGCTGGCCGCCGTCGGCGCCTCCGGGCTGATCGTCGAGCTGGGCAGGAAGTTCATCGGCGAACTCCCCTCCATCGCCGTCAAGGCCGCCGAGGAGCAGGGCCTGCCGCTCATCACCCTCACCCGCGAAACGCCGTTCGTCCAGATCACCGAGTCCGTGCACGCGCGGATCATCGACATCCAGCTCGAAGAGCTGCGCGCCTCCGAACACCTCCACGAGGTCTTCACCGAGCTGTCCGTCGAAGGCGCCTCGACCGGCGAGGTGATCAGTCAGGTCGCGCGGCTCTCCGGTAAGCCGGTGCTGCTGGAGAACCTCGCCCACCAGGTGCTGGCGTGCGACGCCGCCGGCCGCGACATCGGCGCCCTCCTCGCGGGCTGGGAGAGTCGCTCCCGGGCGGTCGCGCCGCAGACGCGCACCGCCTACGACTCCGCCTCCGGCTGGCTGGTCACCATGGTCGGCGCCCGCGGCCAGGACTGGGGACGGCTCATCATCCTCCAAGACCGGCCGCCCGCCCCGCGCGACATCGTGCTCGCGGAGCGCGCCGCCACCACCCTCGCCCTCGGACGGCTGCTCGAACGCCACCAGGAGAGCCTGGAACGGCAGGCACACGGCACGATCATCCACGGCATCCTCGCCCACGCCTACGCCGACCCCGGCGAGGCGGAAGCGCGCGCCCACGCCGTCGGCGTGTCACTCACCGGACGCAACCTCATCAGCCTGATCCTGCGACTCACCGAGGTTCCCGACGCGCTCGCCCTGGACGAACAGGACCGGCTGAGCGAACTCGCCGAGGCCACCGCCGCGGCCTGCCGCGAGGCCCGCATGCCCGCCCTCATCGGCACACTCGACCGGAACCGCGTCGCCGTACTGCTGCCGCTCCCACCGCGCACCACCGCCGAGGACGCCCTCACCACCCTGGCCGACCGGCTGCGGGCGACTTTCGCCTCCGAGTTCATCCTGGCCGCCGGCTCCACCGTCGACTCCGTGAAGGACGTACGGCGCAGCTTCCTCGAAGCCGAACAGGTCTCCGACGCGGCGATCCGCCGGCCCGACGGACGTCCCTACTACCGCCTGCCCGACCTGCGCCTGCGCGGCCTGCTCCACCTCCTGCGCAACGACGCACGCCTGCAGACCTTCGCCGAACGCGAGCTGGCCCCGCTGCTCGCCTACGACGCCCAGCACGGTGGCGACCTCACCGGGATTCTCCGCGTCTACCTCGACTCCGGACGCAACAAGGTGCTCGCCGCACAGCGGGCCCACCTGTCCCGCCCCGCCTTCTACGACCGGCTGCGTCGCCTGGAGCGCATCCTCGGCACCGACCTCGACGACGTCGAATCGTGCCTGTCACTGCACGTCGCCCTGCTGGCGCTGGATTCCTTTCGCGGAGAAAACCGCTGA
- a CDS encoding sporulation protein: MVFKRMLGAFGVGAPSVDTVLATPRVLPGGELRGEVRLKGGDFDAEIERITLSLVARAEAEIGEGDAEGVAEFLRVEASGPFTLRTGEDRTVPFQIPMPWESPITEVEGQPLYGMAVGVRTELAIAKAVDKGDLDPLHIAPLPSQEAVLRAFVALGFRFKSADLEMGHIYGVDQRLPFYQEIEFYAPGHAPVGEVELTFVADPSGMAIVLEADGVHGDDTFGRWHVGHEEALQRDWAAEINGWLNAVGQYGGGFHGGHPDYGHPGYGHPGYGHPDHGYHGGGGLGAAVAAGAAGVAAGFLAAEAIDEIGDFFEGDEED; this comes from the coding sequence GTGGTCTTCAAAAGGATGCTGGGCGCGTTCGGTGTCGGAGCCCCCTCCGTGGACACCGTGCTGGCCACCCCGCGGGTGCTACCCGGTGGAGAACTGCGAGGGGAGGTCCGTCTCAAAGGCGGCGACTTCGACGCCGAGATCGAACGCATCACGCTTTCCCTCGTCGCCAGGGCCGAGGCCGAGATAGGCGAGGGTGACGCGGAGGGCGTGGCGGAGTTCCTCCGCGTCGAGGCGTCGGGGCCGTTCACCCTGCGCACCGGCGAGGACAGGACCGTTCCGTTCCAGATCCCCATGCCGTGGGAGAGCCCGATCACCGAGGTGGAGGGGCAGCCCCTGTACGGCATGGCCGTTGGGGTGCGCACCGAGCTGGCCATCGCCAAGGCCGTGGACAAGGGTGATCTCGACCCGCTGCACATCGCGCCGCTGCCCTCTCAGGAGGCGGTGCTGCGTGCCTTCGTCGCGCTGGGGTTCCGGTTCAAGAGCGCCGACTTGGAGATGGGGCACATCTACGGTGTCGATCAGCGCCTGCCGTTCTACCAGGAGATCGAGTTCTACGCGCCCGGCCATGCGCCCGTCGGGGAGGTCGAGCTGACCTTCGTGGCAGACCCGAGCGGGATGGCGATCGTCCTGGAGGCCGACGGCGTCCACGGCGACGACACCTTCGGCCGCTGGCATGTCGGGCACGAGGAGGCCCTGCAGCGCGATTGGGCTGCCGAGATCAACGGCTGGCTCAACGCCGTCGGGCAGTACGGGGGCGGTTTCCACGGCGGGCACCCTGACTACGGGCACCCCGGATACGGGCACCCCGGATACGGGCACCCTGACCACGGCTACCACGGGGGAGGAGGCCTGGGCGCGGCTGTCGCGGCGGGAGCCGCGGGCGTCGCCGCCGGTTTCCTGGCTGCCGAAGCCATCGACGAGATCGGTGACTTCTTCGAGGGGGACGAAGAGGACTAG
- a CDS encoding radical SAM protein, producing the protein MTANPIATVTGMNIRTAPVFRIVVLQPTTLCNLNCNYCYLPGRDKQNLMAPAAAELIAAAITDQAASNLDLEPVTVLWHGGEPTATPLDHFRQLLKPFEPLRADGLIRHSIQTNATLITPEWIDVFVTHGFNVSVSLDGPPHLNAERINRAGRPAHDQVMAGCRALQQAGLAPHVICVITPATAPHIREVISYLDQAGFPVIGFNFEEHEGINTGRPMLTRDEARRVWTEILTYYRDTPGAADRFGIRELMLLARYLNGYAPLDRDTIPTICWNGDIVLLSPELAGVTSPRYGDFVAGNIYKESLRGVLARRHSIPYVAEFERGLAECADSCSYWPVCYGGYASNRYAERGRFDVASTQHCRTMRQELVNAVLDLADPQQDAAMIRQLTPLTQAPG; encoded by the coding sequence GTGACCGCCAACCCCATCGCCACCGTCACCGGTATGAACATCCGCACCGCCCCCGTCTTCCGCATAGTCGTGCTACAGCCGACAACGCTGTGCAACCTGAACTGCAATTACTGCTACCTGCCGGGGCGGGACAAGCAGAACCTGATGGCCCCCGCGGCCGCCGAGCTCATCGCCGCCGCCATCACCGACCAGGCCGCCAGTAACCTCGACCTGGAACCGGTGACCGTCTTGTGGCACGGAGGCGAACCCACCGCCACCCCGCTCGACCACTTCCGCCAGCTGCTGAAACCGTTCGAACCGCTGCGCGCCGACGGGCTGATCCGCCACTCCATCCAGACCAACGCCACCCTCATCACCCCCGAGTGGATCGACGTGTTCGTCACCCACGGGTTCAACGTGTCCGTCTCACTGGACGGTCCGCCGCATCTGAACGCCGAACGGATCAACCGGGCCGGGCGGCCCGCCCACGACCAGGTCATGGCCGGGTGCCGAGCCCTCCAGCAGGCCGGGTTAGCCCCGCATGTCATCTGCGTCATCACCCCAGCCACCGCCCCTCACATCCGGGAGGTGATCTCCTATCTGGACCAGGCTGGGTTCCCCGTCATCGGTTTCAACTTCGAAGAGCATGAGGGGATCAACACGGGCCGGCCGATGCTCACACGCGACGAGGCTCGCCGCGTGTGGACCGAGATCCTCACCTACTACCGGGACACGCCAGGAGCGGCTGACCGGTTCGGCATCCGGGAACTCATGCTGCTGGCCCGCTACCTGAACGGGTACGCGCCGCTGGACCGCGACACGATTCCCACCATCTGCTGGAATGGCGACATCGTGTTGTTGTCACCGGAGCTGGCTGGCGTCACCTCTCCACGCTACGGCGATTTCGTCGCCGGGAACATCTACAAAGAATCGCTCCGCGGCGTTCTCGCCCGCCGACACAGCATTCCCTACGTCGCCGAATTCGAGCGTGGGCTCGCCGAGTGCGCCGACTCCTGCAGCTATTGGCCGGTCTGCTACGGCGGGTACGCGTCCAATCGGTACGCCGAACGGGGAAGGTTCGACGTCGCCTCCACCCAGCATTGCCGCACCATGCGGCAAGAACTCGTCAACGCCGTCTTGGATCTGGCCGATCCGCAGCAGGACGCCGCCATGATCCGCCAGTTGACCCCTCTCACCCAAGCACCCGGGTGA
- a CDS encoding helix-turn-helix domain-containing protein, giving the protein MRARRENRDEVARWILGQIKEAYDRGRPVPPAVLDHVRDLLNPPSFEPETNFESSDTLEINTAEMAARMGCTPQYVRRLCREGRLPARRHGWTWLITIRGSDGEEEGGRDPIPFCG; this is encoded by the coding sequence ATGCGAGCACGGCGGGAGAACCGGGACGAGGTCGCCCGATGGATACTCGGGCAGATCAAGGAAGCCTACGACCGGGGCAGACCCGTCCCTCCCGCCGTGCTCGACCACGTCCGAGACCTCCTCAACCCGCCCAGTTTCGAACCCGAAACTAATTTCGAATCATCTGACACCCTAGAGATCAACACGGCCGAGATGGCGGCGCGCATGGGCTGCACGCCGCAGTACGTGCGGCGACTCTGCAGGGAGGGCAGATTGCCAGCGCGCCGCCACGGCTGGACGTGGCTGATCACGATCAGGGGGTCCGATGGCGAAGAAGAGGGCGGACGGGATCCCATACCCTTCTGTGGCTGA
- a CDS encoding tyrosine-type recombinase/integrase, with translation MNEDPPLVVSNPFAKLKLPRVELPPIQFYEHDEAEALYRAVEDLFGLQWRVMIELGMSVGLRPGEVYGLHMDQVDWQRGLIRVHYVQTRRGLRPYPKSKKSYRTVPVPDRVLDAMRHLADKRPRWGECTCPKVGPDGSRIPGRGPCVRLMFPAPKGGPIDDSAFRARVWYPAVDAARLCGKTSPVDARPDRLHAVGECGQYYCDDQNHKIRRYSPRVMRHTAASWLAQDGVPLYDIQHLLGHEDPSTTQRYAHLAPDAHLKVIESWNRRLGGRQVDARDARLTLGTSKARSS, from the coding sequence ATGAACGAAGATCCGCCGCTGGTCGTCTCGAACCCGTTCGCGAAGCTGAAACTCCCCCGGGTCGAACTCCCGCCAATCCAGTTCTATGAGCACGACGAAGCCGAAGCTCTCTACCGGGCTGTAGAGGACCTGTTCGGCCTGCAATGGCGGGTCATGATCGAGCTGGGCATGTCGGTCGGGCTGCGCCCTGGCGAGGTGTACGGGCTGCACATGGATCAGGTGGACTGGCAGCGCGGACTCATCCGCGTCCACTACGTGCAGACCCGGCGCGGACTACGCCCCTACCCCAAGTCCAAAAAGTCCTATCGGACGGTGCCGGTCCCGGACCGGGTTCTCGACGCGATGCGGCACCTGGCCGACAAGCGGCCACGGTGGGGCGAGTGCACCTGCCCCAAGGTCGGCCCGGACGGGTCACGCATCCCCGGTCGCGGCCCGTGCGTCCGGCTCATGTTCCCCGCGCCCAAGGGCGGGCCGATCGACGACAGCGCCTTCCGCGCGCGGGTCTGGTACCCCGCCGTCGACGCGGCACGGCTGTGCGGCAAGACGTCACCAGTTGATGCCCGCCCGGACAGGTTGCACGCGGTCGGCGAGTGCGGGCAGTACTACTGCGACGACCAGAACCACAAGATCCGCCGCTACTCCCCACGGGTCATGCGCCACACCGCCGCATCGTGGCTGGCGCAGGACGGCGTGCCGCTGTACGACATCCAGCACCTGCTCGGCCACGAGGACCCGTCGACCACCCAGCGGTACGCCCATCTGGCGCCGGACGCTCACCTCAAGGTCATCGAGTCATGGAATCGGCGTCTTGGCGGGCGTCAGGTTGACGCTCGTGACGCTCGTCTGACGCTCGGAACATCGAAGGCCCGCTCCTCGTAA
- a CDS encoding phosphodiester glycosidase family protein, translating into MSRRLIVGLATATALAVSAVPAAPAEAARTAPSAGFPSGKFPLGPRQAPERTHQSIARGVDLFHIRHGKSTDGYTVTVLMPNGRDHGTREQAEAKAAEVEEAGLDLQPVVRRIVRPAVADAPAREYFAVHIGMWSLKNRSKADKVVAKLKKAGIRAKTDYLGDDGAKTTGPWDMHVLMVDPARFRGSYKASVGKTVAKRETTSAMSRLTKAIAGVNGGFFNIHTAKKLQGDPVGISVVNGKLLSEAVPGRSAVILKGRTARITEVTTLLRVSSSTGAQTDVQGVNRAVGEDELVVYTEEFGQKTAADGGLEAVVDNTGVVLRIRRAGGAVPRGTWVLHGSGITAEWINSNVVEGGTLQFTPTVVDLRKRRTVRLTPDTHIVGGGVGLVRNGKTAINAKVNGHASVNMILRRHPRTLLGVTKSGGLILATVDGRKPGVAVGASMTESAQLMRWLGAKQAISLDGGGSTAMVVRHKVVNKPSDGRERPVGDAVFITP; encoded by the coding sequence ATGTCACGTCGCCTGATCGTCGGCCTCGCGACCGCGACCGCCTTAGCTGTGAGCGCGGTCCCGGCGGCGCCCGCCGAAGCGGCGCGCACCGCCCCCTCTGCAGGCTTCCCCTCCGGGAAGTTCCCGCTCGGCCCGCGGCAGGCACCCGAGCGCACCCACCAGAGCATCGCCCGAGGCGTCGACCTCTTCCACATACGGCACGGCAAATCCACGGACGGTTACACCGTCACCGTCCTCATGCCGAACGGCCGCGACCACGGCACCCGTGAACAGGCCGAAGCCAAGGCCGCAGAGGTCGAAGAGGCCGGACTGGACCTGCAACCCGTCGTGCGGCGCATCGTCCGACCCGCCGTCGCCGACGCGCCGGCGAGAGAGTACTTCGCCGTGCACATCGGCATGTGGTCGCTGAAGAACCGCAGCAAGGCCGACAAGGTCGTCGCCAAGCTCAAGAAGGCGGGCATCCGCGCCAAGACCGACTACCTCGGCGACGACGGCGCGAAGACCACCGGCCCGTGGGACATGCACGTGCTCATGGTCGACCCCGCGCGGTTCCGCGGCTCCTACAAGGCCAGCGTCGGCAAGACCGTCGCCAAGCGCGAGACCACCAGCGCCATGTCCCGCCTGACCAAGGCCATCGCCGGGGTCAACGGCGGCTTCTTCAACATCCACACCGCCAAGAAGCTTCAAGGCGACCCGGTCGGCATCTCCGTCGTGAACGGAAAACTGCTCAGCGAGGCGGTCCCCGGCCGCAGTGCCGTGATCCTCAAGGGTCGCACCGCCCGCATCACCGAGGTCACCACCCTGCTCCGGGTCTCCTCCAGCACCGGCGCCCAAACGGACGTCCAAGGCGTCAACCGGGCTGTCGGCGAAGACGAGCTCGTCGTCTACACCGAGGAGTTCGGCCAGAAGACCGCCGCCGACGGCGGGCTGGAGGCCGTCGTCGACAACACGGGTGTGGTGCTCCGTATCCGCCGGGCCGGCGGAGCCGTACCTCGCGGCACGTGGGTGCTCCACGGCTCGGGCATCACCGCCGAGTGGATCAACAGCAACGTCGTGGAGGGCGGTACCCTGCAGTTCACCCCCACGGTGGTCGACCTGCGCAAGAGGCGGACCGTACGGCTCACCCCCGACACCCACATCGTCGGCGGCGGCGTGGGCCTGGTCCGGAACGGCAAGACCGCCATCAACGCCAAGGTCAACGGCCACGCCTCCGTCAACATGATCCTCCGGCGGCATCCGCGCACCCTCCTCGGCGTCACCAAGTCCGGCGGGCTCATCCTCGCCACCGTCGACGGCCGCAAACCCGGAGTCGCTGTCGGCGCCTCCATGACAGAGTC